The genomic window ATCAGATTTAAAAAATTATCCATGTTATAAACTCCTCCTAGTTTATTAAATTAAATTTTGTTTTAGTAGTGTCATTACTTCTTCTACATCATTAGAATCATATATTTTTTTCAGAACATCTTCTTTTTGGTATAACTCCACTAATTTCATCAGGAAATCCAGATGTTTTTCAGAGTCCTTTACAATCAGTCCGAATATAATTTTGGAATTTACTATTCCGTCATCCTCGGCATTCTCGAATTCTACTCCTTTTTTTGTAGTTACCACAAACATTGCATTGTCATTCACATGCTTTGCTTCCACATGAGGCATCGCTACCTGCATATAGCCGAGATCAATTCCTGTGGGAAAATTTTCTTCCCTTTTTAATATCTCTTCGATGTAAACTGGTTTTACCATTCCTTTTTCAATTAAAACTGTTCCGATTTCGTTAAACATTTCTTCTCTGTCGGAAAAATCCCTGTTTAGATAAATGAGATCCCCGTAAAAATTCATTTCTATTTTGACCATCTCCTGTTTACTTTAATATTTCAAGTATTTTTGCTTTTAATGCATCCTGATTTATTCCTGAAATAAATCCCATTACATGCACTACAGGTACACTTCCCATATCTTTTGAAAATTTTGAAGTAGTAGCTATTAATGCAGCACCGTCAGCATAAGATTCTATTTCATTTATTCTGCACTGAACCAAATCTATGGCTATTCCATTTTCCTCACATAACTGCTTAATTTTATTCGCTGCCACAGTTGATGTTGCCACTGCACCTCCGCAGGCTACTATTACCTTTTTCATTTCTTTACCTCCACTATATATTTATTATTTTTATTATTTTTTTATATTCCTTCAATACTTCCTGCTTTAAATTCCCGTCGGTTATTATCCCGTCAAGGTTTTCCACTTTGAAAAAAGAATAAAAAGCTTCTTTATTAAATTTTGAACTATCCAGAAGCAGAAATTTTTCTTTTGCATTTTCCATTACTATCTGTTGTATTAATCCCTCGTCATAATTGGAGATTGTCACTTTATTTCCGCTTACTCCGTTTGCTCCTATAAAACATTTATCCACATTTATCTTGCTTATAGAATCCAGAAAATAGTCAGGAATAATTGCTTCTGTTTTTCTTCTGAGTCTTCCTCCTGTTACCACAAAGTCCAAATCCAAATGCGAATACTTTACCATTACAGAATATGAATTAGTAACTACTATTACATTTTTTGCCTTTATAAATTCAGGAATTCTTTCTGTTGTCGTTCCCGGCGCTATAAATACAGTCTCATTATCCTGTATATAAGAGGCTGCTATTTTGGCAATATGCTCTTTTTCTTTCATATATTTGACTTTTCTGTCATCGTAGAGTTTTTCCTGCTGGATTTTTTTTATACTTTTAGCTCCTCCGTGAATTCTTATAAGCAATTTTTTGTCTTCAAGGTACTTCAGATCACGTCTTATTGTCATCTCTGTTACATTTAATTCTTCTGTAAGTTCCAGAGTAGATACTATACCTTTCTCTTTTATCTTGCTTAATATCACCTCTATTCTCTGATCTTTCATTGGTTTTCCCTCCTTTTTGTTTTCAAATGTTTTAAAATGTTTTATTTTGTTCGTTATAATTATAACTCATTTTTTTATTTTGTCAATAGCATTTAAAAATTTTTTTTATTTTTAATTTTAATACTGAAAATAAAGACTTTTAAATGTTTTTACTTTTGTTTGTTTTTGTTCTTTTATCTGACTTATTTTTTTTATTTAAAAATTTTTGAAAAATTCATTCTTTAAATATACTGTTTTTTTATTATATTTCATGTTTATTTTATTCTTTAGATATGTTAATATTTATAAGTTAATTTAAAAACTATATATAATACAAAAATTCAGGAGTATAACCATGAAAAAAGTCAAAAATAATACAAAAGAATTTACTTTTAAATCAAAAACCATATCTTCTTTTCCTGTTAGAATATTTTTTGCAGTATTCATAATTTTATGCTTTATTTTATTAATAGTTTCCATGTATAAAAATCAAAAATTACTTTCGGTTAATTTTTTAATACTGCTTATTTTTACTGCTATGCCTGCATTTTGGTGTTTATACATCCCTTTTAGGTTTTTAGCGGCACCTTATAAAGTATTAGTAGCTGACAACAACATCTATTGTAAATTTTTCTTTAGAAAAACAATCTGCATAAATGTAGATAATGTAATATATGTGAAACCCTGTACTTCCTATAGCTATTATAAAAAACACTATTACAGCAAAAAATATTTATTATGCCTGAAAAACAAAAAAAAATACAGAATAAACGGTTCTATATTTTCAAATAACATTATACTCTACTCTTTTTTTATGAAAATCACTGCTTCTTATAATAAAAAAGTCATGGATTCTGTTACATGCAATATTAAAAACCTTGATAAAAAATACCGGTTTTATTCGTGCAGATTTATACCGGTACTTATTTTTTCGTTGATTTCATTTTTGCTGTTTGTATGCTTCTTTATTCCAACGCTATTTTTATTAGGAATACCCGGTTTTTTCCTGTTTTCATTTTCACTGTTTATTCCTGTAAAAATGGATATTGATTTTAACAATAAATATATCTTCATAAGATCTCTGCTTGGTTTGGAGATAAACTCCATAAACTTTGATAATGTCTGTAAAATATCAGTCACTAATGAATTCAATGTTTCTCTTAATATAACAACTCGATCTGAAAAAACGGTAATATCTTTATCGCCATATTATAAACAGGATAAATTAGAGATTTTCCAGCTGCTGCTATGCATTTTTAAGAAAAAATTTTCAATTTCACTTAATGGGTATGAGCCGCTTACACTAACTTCAGATGATTTCCCCAAAGTCATTTTTATTAACGCTGTGTCTTGGTTAGCATACCATCGGCATTATAATTAGAATACTGTTTCATTTTTTTGGGAGCAGTATTTTTTTATATTTAAACTTAAATATTATTTTGTAATATATGTTTATTTTATCTTTTAAGTATGCTAATATTTATGAAATAAACGACAATAAACTTTTAAGGACGGTTAACATGACTAATCCTGATAAAAATGAAAACAGCAGTTTTAATTATGAATCAAAAATCGAGTCTTTATCTTTTTTAAAAGATCTGGCAGCTGTATTTGCTAAACCGGCGGCTATTATATATATTATATTAGTTCTGCTTTTTACTTTTGCAGAACAAGGTATAAACAAAACAGTAGTTTTAGCACCTCTGCTTATTTTTTCAGCAGTATTTTTTATTATATTTTTACTTTTTTTCATACTTTTTATATGGGAAGCCTTGTTTTCTCCCTATAAAATTTATGTAAGGAACAACTATATAACCTGTAAATTTTTTTACAGAAAAACTGTGTCTATAAATATTGATGATATTCTTTTTATAAAGCGTCACAAAGGTTACAGTAAAACCAGAGGAACTTATTACAAAAATAAATATACGCTATTACTGAAAAACGGTAAAAAATTCTTAATAAATTGTTTTATATTCAAAAACAGCAGTGACTTGAACTTTTTCTTTACTGACATTACCAGATTGTATAATAAAAAATATATAAAATACATACAGGATGAGAAAGATTCTTTTTCTGATATATATTCTGAAAACAAATACTGTTTTCACATATTGTATGACAGTATTATTATTCTTATAACTTTATGTCTGCTTTTTTCACTTATATTTTTTATTTTTAACAAAATATTTTTCCCGGCAATTATTGTATTTGCTATTCTTGCAGCGATACCGGCCGTACCTGTGAAAATCATCATGAATACCAGTGAAGGAACTGTTATATTAAAATCAGTGTGCGGCATAAAAATCCATAGAATTTCTTACTATGATACAAAACAGATTATCATTGCCAATAATCTCGATATATCTGTTACTGCAATATTTATTGAAAAAAAGAAAAAGAAGAAAACTTTCTCATTATCTTTTTATAAATCACAGGATAGAGATAAAATTTTCAAAATATTACATATAATTTTTAAAAATGAAGTATCATTCAATCTGAATGGTAACGAGGTATTGATCGCAGATAAAATCATAAAATAAATTTAAAAACAAACATTATCAAACATAAAAGACAGGTATTATTTTCACTATGTCAGAAATATTCAGAAGGGAACAGTATTATGAAGAGAAAAATAAAAACATTTGATTATAATTTCAAGAGAGATAATTTTTTTTCATTTTTAAAAGGTATAATAAAAATTTTATTTATCATATATATTATATTTTTTATAATTTTTTTATTTCTGGAAAAAGGGCTGACGGAACTTTCGCTTATAATCCCGCTTATTCCAGTTTCAGGGCTTTTTCTGATAAATATTCTTCTTATGATTTATCACCTTATATTTTCCCCGCTGGAAATTAGTTTCACAAAGGAAACTGTCAGCTGGAAAACTAACAGCAGAAAACGTATCCTGATAAATCTTTCAGATATTCAATATGTGCGAAACGGGCTTAGCCACAGTAAATTTAACGGCACTTACTATAATGACAGATACACTTTATTTCTAAAAGATGGAAAAAAATATACTCTAGACTGCTTTATGTTTAGAAATAGATATATTATTGACAAGATACTCATAGATACAACAGCGGATTATAACGAAAATTCTGTGAAATATCTCCAAAAGAATATAGGTACTTTCCTTAAAACATATAATGAAGATAAGTATATTTTT from Sebaldella sp. S0638 includes these protein-coding regions:
- the gatB gene encoding PTS galactitol transporter subunit IIB, with translation MKKVIVACGGAVATSTVAANKIKQLCEENGIAIDLVQCRINEIESYADGAALIATTSKFSKDMGSVPVVHVMGFISGINQDALKAKILEILK
- a CDS encoding PTS sugar transporter subunit IIA codes for the protein MNFYGDLIYLNRDFSDREEMFNEIGTVLIEKGMVKPVYIEEILKREENFPTGIDLGYMQVAMPHVEAKHVNDNAMFVVTTKKGVEFENAEDDGIVNSKIIFGLIVKDSEKHLDFLMKLVELYQKEDVLKKIYDSNDVEEVMTLLKQNLI
- a CDS encoding DeoR/GlpR family DNA-binding transcription regulator, with amino-acid sequence MKDQRIEVILSKIKEKGIVSTLELTEELNVTEMTIRRDLKYLEDKKLLIRIHGGAKSIKKIQQEKLYDDRKVKYMKEKEHIAKIAASYIQDNETVFIAPGTTTERIPEFIKAKNVIVVTNSYSVMVKYSHLDLDFVVTGGRLRRKTEAIIPDYFLDSISKINVDKCFIGANGVSGNKVTISNYDEGLIQQIVMENAKEKFLLLDSSKFNKEAFYSFFKVENLDGIITDGNLKQEVLKEYKKIIKIINI